The proteins below are encoded in one region of Phaseolus vulgaris cultivar G19833 chromosome 1, P. vulgaris v2.0, whole genome shotgun sequence:
- the LOC137816248 gene encoding uncharacterized protein translates to MILIRKNQRKGSENVENVMMGRVSLNPLFRSESFGHYYPDAEHSYTMMEKRQLFLRSYQFCRKKSLKERVKGSLVRVKKVLWLRLRSAKKLRRLVFSRIRIKCGFYYRRRRFSRLLNAHNRKIDSSSCFW, encoded by the coding sequence ATGATACTCATTCGTAAGAATCAGAGGAAAGGTAGTGAGAATGTTGAGAATGTGATGATGGGTAGGGTTAGTCTGAACCCGTTATTTCGGAGTGAGTCTTTCGGGCATTACTACCCTGACGCCGAGCACAGCTACACTATGATGGAGAAGAGGCAACTGTTCTTGAGAAGCTATCAGTTTTGTCGAAAGAAGAGTCTGAAAGAGAGAGTGAAAGGATCGTTGGTTCGTGTCAAGAAGGTTCTGTGGCTAAGGCTGCGATCTGCTAAGAAACTTAGGAGGTTGGTGTTTTCAAGGATCAGAATCAAATGCGGCTTCTATTACCGCAGGAGAAGGTTTTCACGCCTTCTCAATGCCCACAACCGCAAAATCGACTCTTCCTCTTGTTTCTGGTAG